The Haliotis asinina isolate JCU_RB_2024 chromosome 3, JCU_Hal_asi_v2, whole genome shotgun sequence genome segment ATCTCTAtcagaaatgatagaaagggatAATTGAAAGAAATGGATCGGTCCATATTTTTCAGAACGGTAAGTCAAAGAATAACTTCTCTTCACCGATAATCTGCATATATATATAGGGATTTCTATAAATACGTTCAAAATCTTAGACAAACGGTCTAGATCTTTGGATGGTACATGTAATCTAAAGAACTACCTGTAAGCATAGTCTACAGTTGGTTTCGTGAGATGGTAATCTAAAGTGTACCTGTGAGTATAGTGATCAGTTTGTTTCGTGGGGTGGTAGTCTAAAGACCTACCTGTAAGTATAGTCTCTAGTTGGTTTCGTGGGGTGGTAATCTAAAGCACTACTTGTAAGCACAGTCTCCAGTTGGTTTTGTGGGATGGTAATCTAAAGCACTACTTGTAAGCACTGTCTCCAGTTGGTTTTGTGGGATGGTAATCTAAAACACTACTTGTAAACACAGTCTCCAGTTGGTTTCGTGGGATGCTAATCTAAAGTACTACCTTTAAGTATAGTCTCCAGTTCGTTCCCCACGGCATGCCAATGATACTGAGCAAGTTGACCAAACACGGCACAATCAGCCTCACACGGTGTGTCTCCCATCAGATACTTCTTCTGTCCTGCAACATTAATTTCCATTAAAAAAGGTTGAAATACATTGGACCCTTCCTAACCCGAACGATTACACTTCCAACAGAAAAACATACAGATTATTAGCTGACTGGGTTGACTAGCTGTCACTGTTACGTGTTGATGTTTATATTAATAGACATTCACTATATGCacttccagtaatatcacggcctAGGACACCAGGAAATTTTaaaagcgaatgctttaactacgAGGATACCCAACCATCCCAGGACTAATGAGGTTCCCAGTATATTACATCCTTGGCATTGACACCGCGGAGACGCAAACGACTCGAACCAGTTGGGGTCCCCATCTTGATCAGATGTTCATGAGGctacaaaaatatatgcaaggcGACGATATCACTCGTAGTCACGACTGGCTGAATGACTGAAATACTTcgagtttgtttttctttctcttcCAGTACTGTCAAAAATACTTTAAACTTTTCATCATCAAGGAAAACATTGAAAGTTTCCCAAAAATccaagaaatgtgcttcacacattgcatccaaaCAGGGAATCGAaactgggtcttcggtgtgattagtgaacgctttgaccactaggctaccctaacGCCCATTTCAAAGCATGAATGCTTAAAACTGGCCATCAAGTTGGTCAGCAAATTGTAGAAACACTATTGCTGGATTCGCACAAACTCAGACAGTCCTGCATTATACAATCTTCACCCTGTATGTGTGATGTCTTAATGAACTACCTCCTCGGTTGTCAAAATTAGATGACTTGTTAATGACATATCTTCCATACGATGGAATCATGTTATTATTTAGTGATCAGAAGCAAACCCAAGGTttaacaaaaaagaaaaattacATTGCCGAAAGTTAATACGAACCTAAGATGTCTGATACAGCCTTCAGATCACGTTTCAGGAAGTAAGTGACCTCCTCCTTGGTATGTCGCCCCATCCCTACTGAGTAAAGAAGCTTGCGAACTCCCCTCCGGTAGTACCACAGCATCACTTTACCGATTTTGAATGCCTTGCAAAATAAGGTCACCTCAGGATCATATACATATCGAAACATGGCGTGACACCTGAAAATGAACATTATGATACAAATCACATGAAATAATGATATTATCACCTTGGATATATTCATAGCATCATACATGCATTATGCTCAGATGAATTCTCCAGAAAAGATTCGTTTCATATCCTTGACGATCCAGGTTATAAGTGGTCTTCAATAACCAATATTTATCGTAGGatcggaatcgggtggtcaggccagCTGTTTCTGGTCACACATATCAAGGAATCCCAATGGCGTGGATCTGTGCCcctgctgctgatcactggataatCTCAGTACgtgtttaaacaaacaaacaaacatgcactgTTGTCAGGCGCTTAGGAAGCCGATTTTGTCATGTACGTCTGATAGGTTCCAAAACTTTATTTTTAGAAAGTATTGGGAGCTTGCCTTTTTCTGCAACAACCATGTGTAAACCCGGGCTTTTGTTATAAGGGTAGCTACGCCCCTGGCTGTATCCGTATTCACCAATATAGAACCTCGGGCAACTTACCAGCTGGCATGGTCCTCCAACATGATTCCTACCGACTGAGCCACGGCTGTGTCATAAGGCGTTAGGCGACTGTTCAAATCTACGCCAAACTTCTTGTTCAGGAAGTCGATGCAGAGCTGGGAGTCCGCCACCACTTCGTCATTGTATTGGATCCAAGGCCATTTACCTTTTGGAGACGGTGTCATTCCATGAGAAATCTGaaatacaaatattattttaccTATCCGATCGAACACGATTCCcgccaccagaaatggacttcattgtatccatttgtggaatcgaacccaggccttcagcgtgacgagtggacactacagccattaggctacccaatcGCCCCGCATCACATTTGAActatatatataactatatattcaAACCTTACTTTTCAAATAATCTTATTTATCGATAACACACTACTTATTTCTTAAAAAGTAAATAGGTTTCTGCCGATCCGAACTGAAGCGTGCAAACATGTTTATGTTatattggaatattgatgagtgcagctTTACATaataaaccaaccaacaaaccatCACAAAGTACATTAGCTAAAAAAGACTTAAGCAGACAGCATACGAACATATTTTTGTAGTTAAGATTTGAAGTGTTAGGTTTTTTCGCGAACCAACAGTAGAACCAGTTTTCCCGTCTCACGCATGCGCAGTCTCCAGCGATAATGAGGAAAAGGCTTACCTGGTGAGGTATTTTTGCTATCCTGATGTAAGTCTCAAGTTTGACGACAAATGGAGACAAACTTGGCGCATAGGGACCCCTCCCTATCTGATGAAGAATGACAGTGTCTCGGGGATAGGTCTTCTTTTTTCTGAAACAACAATAACCACTGCACAATATGGACTTTCAATTAAGTTGGAATATTGTAGATATTAAACAATGTACCTAGGGCCACGGTCGACCCAGTCCACCTAGGGCCCAGTCACTTGTTACGgggaagtgaatgagtgagttgggttttacaccgctttcagccatattccagcaacatcacggcgggggacaccagaaatgggtttcacacactgtacaaacCAATAGCCATTTAATGATGAACACACAACCCGCGACTACTGGTGATAACAGGGCAAAGTTTCCTGACAGTAATGATCAAGCATAGTTGTGACCCTCCTCATCAAGAGCTAGGGTGGCGGGATAAATCGCCGGCTCAAGGTTTTGATGCACTTGAGTAATGAACATTTTACAGTTTACTTCCAGCACAAATGTGGAGCGGCAGTCTGACGAGGTATTTTATGGGTGCTTCACCGATAGTTAAGTAGACTTGCACAGGTAAAAGAACGCGCATCTCGTCCCCCATTTTACAACTGGGATGATTATGTCCAGCAGGGGCGGATAAAGAGGGGAGTGTGGAGTAACTCAAATCCCACTCTCCTCCAAAAAAAGCATTGCTCCCCAACCTTTTGACTTCATGATTTCCTGAACACCACCCCACCAACACTCTCAGCCCCAAAACCCACCACCACCTCTTTCTAAAAAATCTTTGATCCGACCCTGTATTCATAGCAGCACTGAGACAGCGTCCCCACATCCACCCTAACTGAATCTCATTTTCACCACGCATGACTTAACATTCATAATGAACAGAGACATTGATACATGTCACCAACAGCAAATGGACTCCTATATATCGACCAAGCTGCTTATAATGCGCCTCCACTACAAGTCATACTTAGGCCATAGTTTCTTGACGATGACAACGGATACCGCCACTGCTGCGACGCCACCTCCAACACAAATAAGTCTGTGATGCAAGTCGGAACTGCTAAGAAATTCGTTCATGTTGCTGATTCACTGTTGTTGACTCGAAGTGGATATCTGGGTCATCGGCGTCTTcagcaaagggagataagtgGGGTGTGTGGCGTTAGATGACATTCGTccccactcgcccctttccgtaacctccaagaattcgcattcgtgaccaactcgtgctATTCCGGGACAGTGCGAATAGCGACTCGTGCCCTCCTCGAAGGATTTCATAATGGCGGAGGAGcattagactaacagctagtctctgaaatgaacatattttattgaaaaaacgttcatagtgaaaaaaaataacatataatgaaatggagccccgagactttctttattttcagaagctatggaaatctagacttgccacattttctagacttgcgtgggctttcttggatatgtatatacttcagggtctgtgcgACAGACTAGAGGAGCATC includes the following:
- the LOC137277960 gene encoding failed axon connections homolog, translated to MNEFLSSSDLHHRLICVGGGVAAVAVSVVIVKKLWPKKKKTYPRDTVILHQIGRGPYAPSLSPFVVKLETYIRIAKIPHQISHGMTPSPKGKWPWIQYNDEVVADSQLCIDFLNKKFGVDLNSRLTPYDTAVAQSVGIMLEDHASWCHAMFRYVYDPEVTLFCKAFKIGKVMLWYYRRGVRKLLYSVGMGRHTKEEVTYFLKRDLKAVSDILGQKKYLMGDTPCEADCAVFGQLAQYHWHAVGNELETILKDEFPSLAAYCERIKEAYWPDWEECTTRGFTVEATK